From a single Pirellulaceae bacterium genomic region:
- a CDS encoding thioredoxin family protein, which yields MRGVTGWLMSALVVLVGISGCGKSEPQATSQNLLPDEMPVWLESYDDAQAASARTGKPILANFTGSDWCSWCIRLHKEVFSTAEFKKWSDKNVVLLELDFPRRKELSAELAQQNQQLAQKFKIQGYPTIVFINSAGEQIATYGYDQGGPEVWTQRADELLGIYPTATPSATN from the coding sequence ATGCGAGGCGTAACCGGTTGGCTGATGTCGGCGCTTGTGGTGCTGGTCGGAATCAGCGGCTGTGGAAAATCTGAACCCCAAGCCACTTCACAGAATCTGTTGCCTGACGAAATGCCTGTGTGGTTGGAGTCCTATGACGATGCTCAGGCTGCCAGCGCGCGGACCGGCAAGCCGATTTTGGCAAACTTTACCGGTAGCGATTGGTGCAGCTGGTGCATTCGCCTGCACAAAGAAGTGTTCTCAACCGCCGAATTTAAGAAGTGGTCTGACAAGAATGTTGTGCTGTTGGAGCTGGACTTTCCGCGTCGCAAAGAGCTGAGTGCCGAACTGGCGCAACAGAACCAACAGTTAGCCCAAAAGTTTAAGATTCAAGGCTATCCCACGATCGTCTTTATAAACTCGGCAGGTGAACAAATCGCCACCTACGGATACGACCAAGGTGGTCCTGAAGTTTGGACGCAGCGAGCCGACGAACTGCTAGGCATCTACCCCACCGCCACACCATCCGCAACGAATTAG
- a CDS encoding Glu/Leu/Phe/Val dehydrogenase, whose translation MTQTISFRQQVNRYFDSAAAWTKHDPTLLAQIRECNFVGRFAFPVELDNGKIQVIHAWRAQHSCHKLPTKGGIRFSTSVNEDEVTALASLMTYKCAIVDVPYGGAKGGVAIDRQRYSAAELERITRRFTFELNRKHLIGPGIDVPAPDMGTSSAEMAWIADTYATLNNGELNAMAAVTGKPIPLGGIRGRTEATGLGVFFGVREACSMVQDMRRLGLSPGIEGKTVAIQGFGNVGYHTAKFLAEAGAKVIAVGDLAGTICNSQGLDIAAVDQHRQQTGSIIGAPGSQLASPGSSVLELECDILIPAALENVITHENAGKIRAKIIGEAANGPTTAEANRMLVERNILVIPDAYLNAGGVTVSYFEWLKNLSHVRFGRLEKRFEELSFRRLVAALESATDKRFGASEISMLTQGADEQTLVRSGLEETMASAYQQIRETHLMLDGKVDLRTAAFVNAINKIAVCYEELGIFP comes from the coding sequence AATTCGCGAGTGTAATTTTGTGGGTCGATTTGCGTTTCCCGTTGAGCTGGACAATGGCAAGATCCAAGTCATCCATGCCTGGAGGGCGCAGCATAGCTGCCACAAACTGCCCACCAAAGGCGGCATTCGCTTCAGCACTTCGGTCAACGAGGACGAAGTCACAGCGCTGGCCAGTCTGATGACCTACAAATGTGCGATTGTCGATGTACCCTACGGCGGCGCGAAGGGCGGTGTGGCCATCGACCGACAACGCTACTCGGCTGCAGAATTGGAACGGATCACGCGGCGATTTACCTTTGAGTTGAATCGCAAACATCTGATTGGTCCCGGCATCGATGTGCCTGCGCCCGACATGGGTACCAGCTCGGCGGAGATGGCCTGGATTGCCGACACCTATGCGACGCTGAACAACGGCGAACTGAATGCGATGGCGGCGGTTACTGGCAAACCGATTCCGCTGGGCGGCATACGAGGCCGTACGGAGGCCACCGGGCTAGGTGTGTTTTTTGGGGTGCGCGAAGCCTGCAGTATGGTCCAAGATATGCGTCGTCTGGGACTATCACCCGGTATCGAAGGCAAGACGGTCGCCATTCAAGGTTTTGGCAATGTGGGCTACCACACCGCCAAGTTTTTGGCTGAGGCCGGTGCGAAAGTGATCGCTGTCGGCGACTTGGCGGGGACGATCTGTAACTCGCAAGGGCTGGACATCGCAGCCGTCGACCAGCATCGGCAGCAAACCGGTTCGATCATCGGCGCTCCAGGCTCACAATTGGCTTCACCCGGCAGCAGTGTGCTGGAGCTGGAATGCGATATCCTGATTCCCGCCGCACTGGAAAACGTGATCACGCATGAGAACGCAGGCAAGATTCGCGCCAAGATCATCGGCGAAGCCGCCAATGGGCCCACGACGGCCGAGGCCAATCGAATGCTGGTCGAGCGCAATATTCTAGTCATCCCCGATGCCTACCTGAACGCAGGGGGAGTGACAGTATCCTATTTCGAGTGGCTCAAAAACTTATCCCATGTGCGTTTTGGTCGACTGGAAAAGCGTTTTGAAGAACTGTCATTTCGGCGGTTGGTGGCTGCGCTTGAGTCAGCCACGGACAAGCGGTTTGGAGCGAGCGAGATTAGCATGTTGACGCAAGGGGCCGACGAGCAGACTCTGGTCCGTTCGGGATTAGAAGAGACGATGGCTAGCGCTTATCAGCAGATTCGCGAAACGCATTTGATGCTGGATGGCAAAGTCGATCTACGGACAGCCGCCTTCGTCAACGCTATCAACAAGATTGCCGTCTGCTACGAAGAGCTGGGCATTTTCCCGTAA
- a CDS encoding UvrB/UvrC motif-containing protein, whose protein sequence is MKCQHCEKPATFHITELTQPSGPVKVHLCEEHARIYLAQETEDVPPNALANLLAKQLKLEQTAEQLAKLDKKTCPMCGLSFAEFRQAGRLGCAYDYVCFQPDLEPLLKNIHGSTTHQGKRPSRPLGAPDRQHRLLQLRREMQDAINHENYEKASKIRDWIQRTQQGDEAVWDEINQQTPPHSADEG, encoded by the coding sequence ATGAAGTGTCAACATTGCGAAAAGCCTGCCACGTTTCACATTACCGAGCTGACTCAGCCCAGCGGTCCGGTGAAGGTGCATCTATGCGAAGAGCATGCCAGAATCTATCTGGCTCAAGAGACCGAGGACGTCCCGCCCAATGCCTTGGCCAATTTGTTGGCCAAACAACTCAAACTGGAACAGACCGCCGAACAACTTGCCAAGCTCGACAAGAAGACTTGCCCGATGTGTGGACTTAGTTTTGCTGAATTTCGTCAGGCAGGTCGCTTGGGATGTGCCTATGACTATGTATGCTTCCAGCCGGATTTAGAACCGCTGCTCAAGAATATTCACGGCTCGACAACCCACCAAGGCAAACGCCCCAGTCGGCCGTTGGGAGCACCAGATCGTCAGCATCGCTTGTTGCAACTACGCAGAGAGATGCAGGATGCGATCAACCACGAGAATTACGAAAAGGCTAGCAAAATTCGCGACTGGATTCAGCGGACTCAACAAGGTGATGAAGCGGTTTGGGATGAAATCAACCAACAGACTCCACCGCACTCAGCCGATGAAGGTTGA
- a CDS encoding protein arginine kinase, which yields MEINDLVGKCGQWLRGSGPESDIVISSRVRLARNLAEFPFVRRANNEERTQIVKTVHKHIQSVPDWSGMMFLRVGTLKDIDRHFLVERQLMSLELAEGTGDRAVAIDHDERFSIMINEEDHLRIQVMCTGLDVQQAWKQIDAIDDLLQERLNCAFHEQFGYLTACPTNVGTGLRVSVMLHLPALVVTREIEKVFRSLQKINVTVRGLYGEGSQFMGDFYQVSNQITLGRTEDELVQTVSEVVPRIIEYERKARQFLLVESEQDLHDDVSRAYGILCTAKKISSEETLHYLSKVRMGVNLGLIQAIDIPTINKLFVQTQPAHLQKLLGHDLSGSERNIERANYLQSHMKPAQG from the coding sequence GTGGAAATTAACGATCTGGTTGGCAAGTGTGGACAGTGGCTACGCGGATCGGGCCCCGAGTCCGACATCGTCATTAGCAGTCGCGTGCGACTGGCACGCAACCTGGCTGAATTCCCGTTTGTTCGTCGGGCCAACAACGAAGAACGAACACAGATCGTCAAGACGGTTCACAAACACATCCAGTCTGTCCCAGATTGGTCCGGCATGATGTTTCTGCGGGTAGGAACGCTCAAAGATATCGATCGCCATTTCTTGGTTGAGCGGCAATTGATGAGTTTGGAACTGGCCGAAGGCACGGGTGATCGCGCGGTGGCCATCGACCATGATGAGCGCTTTAGCATTATGATCAACGAAGAAGATCACCTGCGCATTCAAGTTATGTGTACCGGTTTGGATGTGCAACAAGCATGGAAGCAGATTGATGCCATTGACGATTTGTTGCAAGAACGACTCAATTGCGCCTTTCACGAGCAATTCGGTTACTTGACGGCCTGCCCAACCAATGTTGGCACCGGACTTCGCGTCAGCGTCATGCTGCACTTGCCCGCGCTGGTGGTGACCCGCGAGATCGAAAAGGTATTTCGCAGTTTGCAGAAGATCAACGTGACTGTCCGCGGACTGTACGGCGAGGGCTCACAATTCATGGGCGACTTTTACCAGGTCAGTAATCAAATTACGCTGGGGCGCACCGAAGATGAATTGGTGCAGACCGTCAGCGAAGTCGTGCCGCGAATCATCGAATACGAACGCAAGGCCCGACAGTTTTTGCTCGTCGAAAGTGAGCAAGATCTGCACGATGATGTGAGCCGCGCTTATGGGATCTTGTGTACCGCCAAGAAGATCAGCAGCGAAGAGACGCTGCATTATCTGTCTAAGGTTCGCATGGGAGTTAACTTGGGCCTGATCCAGGCTATCGACATCCCCACGATCAACAAACTGTTTGTGCAAACACAGCCGGCTCATTTACAGAAACTGCTCGGGCATGACTTGTCCGGCAGCGAACGCAACATTGAACGCGCCAACTATCTGCAATCGCACATGAAACCGGCCCAAGGCTGA
- a CDS encoding DUF1080 domain-containing protein gives MHTLTNCIVWGFHIAVFGCCLCQSLRADDSPVRELRQFERQQLTGTYYSEGIAVGDLNGDGTQDIVYGPMWYAGPSFEQGHEIYPAVAQPMEKYADHFFAWVYDFDGDGAQDVLAVGFPGTAAYVYRNPGKGVGKWSKHQVLDWVSNESPQFTQLTGNATPELICTRDGFFGFATIDASRPLEAWTFHPISEKIAPARFGHGLGVGDVNGDGLMDVIHSGGWFEQPASGANNGRWRLHEVSLSNAYGGADMFAYDVDGDGLNDIITSEAAHDFGISWYRQVRDGDHTRFERQVIMGQQAADSQYGVLFTEPHSLRVADIDGDGLQDIVSGKTYYSHHRQSPMWDAGPVVYWFRLVRTEAGIDWLPYLIDSASGIGRQVIVADINGDGLPDVATGGMLGAHVLLQKVQQVSEEQFRAAQPKPFVAPAPPATPAAKRLRGSRNPIGADGKISDAIEAEKLKVDVSRGTAQQQSMQSFPEDRWSSGKQLWWTGGKPGDRLTVELDVLADVTAVQLVLTCAPDYGVVQFWIDDQRLGEAVDLYEPKVVTSGLLEFASPQLQAGKHTLSVEIVGANPKAVRRFMFGIDCIRFRQSNQPLSGPLDGVPPVSSDGRKLNLDFETGDLTDWTAEGQAFTGQPVRGDAVALRRDDDYSRHEGNYWVGSYERSGDAPQGTLTSVAFRVSQPYAAFLIGGGNSPQTRVELFVEGQAKPFFVASGKQTEKLSPVVVDLREVLNKQVYIRLVDESSGGWGHINFDHFRLHPQNPVGSIPTEQELSPDQYPYAGLPAQQAAAAMKLPEGFHVIACAAEPNVKQPIAMAVDDRGRVWIAEAYEYPIRSKAEKGRDRILIFEDTSGDGVFDSHTVFYEGLNLVSGLEVGFGGVWVGAAPYLLFIPDANGDDIPDGEPQVLLDGWGYQDTHETLNTFCWGPDGWLYGCHGVFTHSKVGKPGTEPDARVPINAGVWRYHPLRHEFEVFAHGTSNPWGLDFNEVGQAFVTACVIPHLYHIIPQGRYQRQAGRHFNPHTYDNLMTIADHFHYLGPTPHSGNSRSDAAGGGHAHAGALIYQGGAWPDEYRGALLMNNIHGQRLNMDRLIPSGSGYVGKHAPDFLLTGDQASQILNMQLGPDGQVLMIDWYDMQACHRNEVEVHDRSNGRIYKICYGPHRAVQVELAKLTDAQLVQHTLSENEWYVRHARRLLQERAARGTLASAATDQLITIATTHASVSRRLRAIWALHVVGTFDQGLYGKLLTDSSPQVRDWAVRLRMEQLGYRPSADELQQLVRLAQHDTSPVVRLSLASVGARLPTAQRWSLMEALTGHGGDSQDHNLPLMYWYAMEPLADEDPDRAMALGIRAGQNIPLLREFMLRRLAASGGTGDVQRLVNALGRVDSAEIQLTFLSAIQSALAGQRRAPQPDGWPALYAQLASSSSAAVQSAATRLGVVFGDAAARQRQREILADTSEPESAQLSALQSLLSAGDDQLVKPLLDIIGQRMDRDRLVEQAIIGLAQYEQDTAAQQLVNVYDRLTANQRRAAIATLCARKSSGHVLLDAISAGRIKAADLTADLARQLEHLSDAGLSEKLAKQWGQVRRTAEDKSQQIKHYAQLIHRSDLPPVDLALGRALFAKTCQRCHVLYGIGQQLGPDITGSNRTNIDYLLENIVDPSAVMAKEYRQSIALTYDGQVITGIVRQETDAAVTIQTAEASLVVPKAEIDSLSESQQSMMPDDQLSQFSDHEVRSLLAYLRHSQQTPLLATTENARDLFNGRTLDGWSGNMQVWSVQDGEIVGSSQGLHRNEFLVSDLLARDFKLSLEVKLVDNKGNSGIQFRSRVLPENDVAGYQADIGAGWWGKLYEEHGRQILWKQGGEQFLKSGQWNTYEIEAIGSHVRTWLNGNLCVDLDDPAGSREGIFALQVHSGSATEVRFRNLKLEVK, from the coding sequence ATGCACACGTTGACGAATTGCATTGTTTGGGGATTCCATATAGCTGTTTTCGGATGCTGCCTGTGCCAGAGTCTGCGGGCGGATGATTCGCCGGTGCGAGAACTTCGGCAATTTGAGCGACAGCAGTTAACCGGCACTTACTATTCGGAAGGCATCGCTGTTGGAGATCTCAATGGCGATGGCACCCAAGACATCGTTTATGGTCCGATGTGGTACGCAGGTCCCAGTTTTGAGCAGGGGCATGAAATCTATCCGGCGGTTGCCCAACCAATGGAAAAATATGCCGACCATTTCTTTGCCTGGGTCTACGATTTCGACGGCGATGGCGCTCAAGACGTGTTGGCGGTTGGCTTTCCAGGCACAGCCGCCTATGTCTATCGCAATCCCGGCAAAGGCGTTGGTAAATGGAGCAAGCATCAAGTGTTGGACTGGGTATCCAACGAATCGCCACAGTTTACTCAATTAACCGGCAATGCCACACCGGAACTTATTTGCACACGTGACGGGTTTTTCGGTTTTGCCACGATTGATGCCAGTCGTCCATTGGAAGCTTGGACGTTTCATCCCATCTCGGAGAAAATCGCTCCTGCGCGGTTTGGCCACGGATTGGGCGTCGGCGATGTCAATGGTGATGGCTTGATGGATGTGATTCACTCCGGCGGCTGGTTCGAGCAGCCGGCCAGCGGAGCCAACAATGGTCGTTGGCGATTGCACGAGGTGAGCTTGAGCAACGCATACGGCGGTGCCGATATGTTCGCTTATGATGTCGATGGCGACGGTTTGAACGACATCATCACCTCCGAGGCGGCACACGACTTTGGCATTTCCTGGTACAGGCAGGTGCGCGACGGCGATCACACCAGGTTTGAGCGTCAGGTCATCATGGGGCAGCAAGCCGCTGACAGCCAATACGGCGTACTGTTCACTGAGCCGCACAGCCTTCGCGTGGCGGACATCGATGGTGATGGCTTGCAGGACATCGTCTCAGGCAAGACCTACTATTCGCATCACCGCCAAAGCCCGATGTGGGATGCTGGTCCGGTCGTGTATTGGTTCCGTCTAGTCCGTACGGAAGCGGGCATCGATTGGTTGCCCTATCTGATTGACTCGGCCAGTGGCATCGGGCGGCAGGTCATCGTGGCAGACATCAACGGCGATGGATTGCCAGATGTGGCCACTGGCGGCATGTTGGGGGCTCATGTGCTGCTGCAAAAGGTTCAGCAGGTCAGCGAGGAGCAATTCAGGGCCGCGCAGCCCAAACCGTTCGTCGCCCCAGCACCTCCGGCGACACCGGCAGCCAAGCGACTGCGCGGTTCGCGCAATCCAATTGGTGCCGACGGAAAGATCTCCGACGCCATCGAAGCCGAAAAATTGAAAGTCGACGTCAGCCGCGGCACGGCACAGCAGCAGTCGATGCAAAGTTTTCCGGAGGATCGCTGGAGTAGCGGTAAGCAGCTCTGGTGGACCGGCGGCAAGCCCGGCGATCGGCTGACTGTCGAATTGGACGTTTTGGCCGACGTGACCGCTGTGCAACTGGTTCTAACCTGCGCTCCCGACTACGGTGTCGTTCAGTTCTGGATCGACGACCAGCGGTTGGGCGAGGCCGTCGATCTGTACGAACCTAAGGTTGTTACGTCTGGCCTGTTGGAATTCGCATCGCCTCAACTTCAGGCGGGTAAGCATACGCTGTCAGTTGAAATAGTGGGTGCCAATCCCAAAGCGGTGCGGCGTTTCATGTTCGGCATCGACTGCATTCGGTTTAGGCAATCCAATCAGCCGCTGAGCGGCCCGCTGGATGGGGTACCACCTGTGTCCAGTGACGGACGCAAATTGAATCTTGACTTTGAAACGGGCGATCTGACCGACTGGACGGCAGAAGGCCAGGCGTTTACCGGCCAACCGGTTCGTGGGGATGCAGTCGCCTTGCGCCGCGACGACGATTACAGTCGGCATGAAGGCAACTACTGGGTTGGAAGTTATGAACGGTCCGGCGATGCACCTCAAGGTACCTTGACCAGCGTCGCCTTTCGAGTTTCTCAGCCCTACGCGGCGTTTCTAATCGGTGGCGGCAACTCTCCGCAGACGCGGGTCGAGCTGTTCGTGGAAGGCCAAGCCAAGCCGTTCTTCGTAGCCAGCGGCAAACAGACTGAAAAACTCTCGCCGGTCGTGGTGGATCTGCGCGAAGTGCTGAACAAACAGGTTTATATTCGACTGGTTGACGAAAGCTCAGGTGGGTGGGGACATATCAATTTCGACCATTTTCGACTGCACCCGCAAAACCCTGTTGGCTCGATTCCCACCGAACAAGAGTTATCCCCTGACCAGTATCCCTACGCTGGGCTACCGGCCCAGCAAGCCGCTGCGGCCATGAAGCTGCCTGAAGGTTTTCACGTTATTGCCTGCGCTGCGGAGCCGAATGTAAAACAACCGATCGCCATGGCCGTAGATGATCGCGGGCGAGTCTGGATCGCTGAGGCATACGAATACCCAATCCGATCTAAAGCCGAAAAAGGGCGTGATCGCATTCTGATTTTTGAAGACACCTCTGGCGATGGTGTGTTTGATTCACACACCGTGTTCTACGAGGGCCTGAATTTGGTCAGCGGATTGGAAGTCGGGTTCGGGGGCGTGTGGGTTGGTGCAGCCCCCTACTTGCTATTCATCCCGGATGCCAACGGCGACGACATTCCGGATGGCGAACCTCAAGTATTGCTCGACGGCTGGGGCTATCAGGATACGCATGAGACACTCAACACGTTCTGCTGGGGGCCGGATGGCTGGTTGTATGGTTGCCACGGCGTCTTTACGCATTCCAAAGTTGGCAAGCCCGGCACCGAGCCTGATGCACGGGTGCCAATCAATGCTGGTGTCTGGCGTTATCATCCGTTGCGGCATGAATTCGAGGTGTTTGCCCACGGCACGAGTAATCCCTGGGGACTGGATTTTAATGAAGTTGGCCAAGCCTTCGTCACCGCCTGCGTCATTCCGCACCTGTATCACATCATTCCGCAAGGTCGCTATCAACGCCAGGCGGGCCGACATTTCAATCCCCATACTTACGACAACCTCATGACTATTGCTGACCACTTTCACTACCTGGGGCCAACTCCTCACAGTGGCAACAGTCGCTCCGACGCAGCGGGTGGAGGTCATGCACACGCAGGCGCATTGATCTATCAGGGCGGTGCCTGGCCCGATGAGTATCGCGGCGCACTGCTGATGAACAACATCCACGGCCAGCGGCTGAACATGGATCGTTTGATTCCATCCGGTTCAGGTTATGTTGGCAAACATGCTCCCGATTTTCTTTTGACCGGCGATCAGGCATCGCAGATTCTGAATATGCAACTGGGCCCTGATGGGCAAGTGCTGATGATCGACTGGTATGACATGCAAGCTTGCCATCGCAATGAAGTCGAGGTACACGATCGTAGCAACGGACGGATTTACAAAATCTGCTACGGTCCTCATCGCGCGGTACAGGTCGAACTAGCTAAATTGACCGACGCGCAGCTCGTACAGCACACGCTTAGTGAAAATGAGTGGTACGTCCGCCATGCGCGGCGATTGCTCCAAGAACGTGCGGCACGCGGCACCCTGGCATCTGCCGCAACCGACCAATTGATAACGATCGCCACCACGCATGCGAGCGTGAGTCGACGCCTGCGCGCCATCTGGGCCCTGCACGTTGTCGGGACCTTTGATCAAGGACTATACGGCAAGCTATTGACCGATAGCAGCCCGCAGGTACGCGATTGGGCCGTGCGCTTGCGCATGGAGCAACTCGGCTATCGGCCGTCAGCAGACGAGCTGCAGCAACTCGTTCGGCTGGCGCAGCACGATACTTCTCCCGTGGTGCGCTTGTCGCTGGCATCGGTAGGCGCGCGACTGCCCACTGCGCAGCGCTGGTCGCTGATGGAAGCCCTGACCGGACATGGTGGGGATTCCCAGGATCATAACTTGCCACTTATGTACTGGTACGCCATGGAGCCATTGGCCGACGAAGATCCAGATCGTGCCATGGCATTGGGCATCAGGGCCGGCCAGAACATTCCGCTGCTGCGCGAATTTATGCTGCGGCGCCTAGCAGCCTCTGGCGGTACCGGCGATGTGCAGCGGTTGGTCAATGCGTTGGGGCGAGTCGATTCGGCTGAGATTCAACTCACGTTTTTGTCAGCAATTCAATCAGCATTGGCAGGTCAGCGACGTGCGCCACAACCCGACGGCTGGCCCGCGTTGTACGCTCAACTTGCCAGCAGTTCGTCCGCAGCGGTTCAATCGGCGGCAACGCGACTGGGCGTCGTATTTGGTGACGCGGCGGCCAGGCAACGACAACGCGAAATCCTGGCTGATACTAGTGAACCCGAATCAGCACAGTTGAGCGCCCTACAGTCGCTGCTGTCTGCTGGCGATGACCAATTGGTCAAGCCGTTGCTGGACATCATCGGCCAACGTATGGACCGCGATCGGCTGGTCGAACAAGCCATTATTGGTTTAGCACAGTACGAACAGGACACTGCAGCTCAACAATTGGTCAACGTCTATGATCGCTTGACCGCCAATCAGCGACGCGCCGCCATCGCAACATTGTGCGCGCGAAAGAGTAGCGGACACGTTCTGCTGGATGCAATTTCCGCTGGACGCATAAAAGCTGCTGACTTGACGGCTGACCTCGCGCGACAATTGGAGCATTTGTCAGATGCTGGATTGTCCGAGAAGCTGGCCAAGCAGTGGGGACAAGTGCGGCGCACAGCTGAAGATAAGTCGCAACAAATCAAGCACTATGCGCAATTGATCCACCGTAGCGACTTGCCACCCGTTGATCTGGCATTGGGGCGTGCATTGTTCGCCAAGACATGTCAGCGCTGTCACGTATTGTATGGAATCGGGCAGCAACTTGGACCAGACATCACCGGTTCAAACCGCACCAACATCGACTATCTATTGGAAAATATCGTCGACCCCAGCGCTGTCATGGCCAAAGAATATCGCCAGTCGATCGCCCTGACCTACGATGGCCAAGTTATCACGGGCATCGTCCGCCAAGAGACGGACGCAGCAGTCACGATTCAAACTGCGGAAGCTAGCCTGGTGGTGCCCAAGGCCGAGATCGACTCGTTAAGCGAAAGCCAACAGTCGATGATGCCCGATGACCAACTGAGCCAGTTTAGCGATCACGAGGTTCGCAGCTTGTTGGCCTATCTGCGTCACTCACAACAAACACCACTGTTGGCGACTACCGAGAATGCTCGCGACCTGTTTAACGGGCGCACGTTGGATGGCTGGTCTGGTAACATGCAGGTGTGGAGCGTGCAGGATGGCGAGATCGTCGGCAGTAGCCAAGGGCTGCACCGCAATGAATTCTTGGTCAGTGATTTACTAGCTCGTGATTTCAAACTGTCGCTTGAAGTCAAACTGGTGGACAACAAGGGCAATAGCGGTATCCAGTTCCGCAGTCGTGTCTTGCCCGAAAACGACGTGGCCGGCTACCAAGCCGACATCGGTGCGGGCTGGTGGGGCAAACTGTACGAGGAGCATGGCCGACAGATTTTGTGGAAGCAGGGAGGCGAGCAGTTTCTCAAATCCGGCCAGTGGAACACCTATGAAATTGAAGCTATTGGCAGTCACGTCCGCACGTGGCTTAATGGCAATCTGTGTGTGGACCTAGACGATCCCGCGGGAAGCCGAGAAGGCATCTTTGCCTTGCAGGTTCATAGCGGCTCGGCAACCGAAGTACGATTCCGCAACCTTAAGCTGGAAGTCAAGTAA